CGACCGCGCCAATCCGGGGGCCGCCGACCTGCCCAACCAGGCCATCAACCATGTGGTGACGGCGCTGGAATCCTGTGTCGCCATCGCGGTTCAGGCCACCGGCACCCTGCCCCCGCTGGGCTTTCTGCACGAGGACAGCGCCAAGAGCTGGATTCTCGACCTCTGCGACCTGTACCGCACCACGGTCACGGTGCCGCTGGCGTTCGGCTGCGTCAAGCGCGTGGAAGAGGGGGAGGCGGAAAGCCTGGACCGCCTGTGCCGCCGGGCGGTGTCGAAACACGTGCGCAAGAACGCCTTCGTGGACACCGTGATCGACGACATCCACGCGATGCTGTCCTGATGATCGTCATCTGCCTGTCGGGCACCCCCGACCGTTTCCACGGTTTTCTGCGCTCGGTGATGATGAACGTCCATCCCGGCGTGTACGTCAGCATGGATCTGGACGCCGGTTCCCGCGACCGCATCTGGGACATCCTGTCCCAGTGGTGGGAGGCCGATCCCCGCGGCATGGCCCTGATGATGCACCGGGACAAGGCCATGCCCATGGAACTGGCCCTGCGGTCCCTGGGCACCCCCAAACGCACCATCACCGGCTGCGACGGTCATTACGCCCTGGTGCGCAAAGCCCCGGAGGACGCGGCGGGTGACAATGCCCCAAACAAAGAAACCCCTTGATTCCACCAAAGGAATCAAGGGGTTCGATTGGTAGCAGCGGAGGGATTTGAACCCCCGACCAAGGGATTATGATTCCCCTGCTCTACCACTGAGCTACGCTGCCATCGTGGTGTGGGCGCAACTGATACTAAAGGGACCGGGGCGGCTTCAAGGGTTTTTTTTCATTCCGCCTGCGTCCCGGTGATCCACCCCCCGCCCAGCATCCGGTCGCCGGCATAAACCACGCACGCCTGTCCCGGCGCGATGCCGTAATGGGGCTGGTCCAACACCACCTCCGCCGTGCGGCCGGGGCCAAGGCCGATCACCGCGTCCGCCGCCGGCTGGGCCGAGCGCAGCTTGACCGACACCGCCAAACCCTGCCCGTCCGCCAGGGCCGGGCCGATCCAGTTCATGCCGCGCACCAGAACCCGGCGGCGGCCCAGG
This DNA window, taken from Azospirillum fermentarium, encodes the following:
- the cas2e gene encoding type I-E CRISPR-associated endoribonuclease Cas2e; the protein is MIVICLSGTPDRFHGFLRSVMMNVHPGVYVSMDLDAGSRDRIWDILSQWWEADPRGMALMMHRDKAMPMELALRSLGTPKRTITGCDGHYALVRKAPEDAAGDNAPNKETP